One Patescibacteria group bacterium genomic window, GTAGAGCCGGGGGCTCCCGCTAGCGGTTTTGGAGACCGCTGTTCTGCCACTAAACTACACCCGTATCCTTATGGATTTTGAATCTAACTAAGGAGTCTCCTTGTTCCAAGGAAACTCCTTTAATAAATCCAGAGCCTCTTGGTAGAATCGAACTACCATCGATGGTTTACAAAACCATTGCTTTACCATTAAGCTAAAGAGGCTGTTTACTTCGCTTGCGAAGGTGGAAACTTGTTTCCACACAAAACACTTGCTCTACCACTGAGCTAAGTCGGCAAATCTAATTCTACCTCATCCCCCGCCCTTTAGGCAACAAGTTATTGACATACCCTCGCAAAAGCTAGTAATTTAGAAACACAATGGAAAATATAGAAAAAACCTCAATCTTAACTAACGGAAATGGATATACCTTGCCTAAAAAAGTGGGTGTTGTCCATAGCGAAGTAAAACGAGAATATTTCCCAACCGACGCCCAGTACATTACCGAAAAAGACGCTATCAAAGACGCCAAACTTTTCGGCTCCTATTTGGAAAAATTAGGAGTAACCCCGCTTTTTTACGAAGGCAACGCGCGCTTACCCGAAAAAATCTTTAAAGATAAACCCCAAATGGTTATCAACTTGGTCGGTTCAGTTAAAGGCAGTGAGTATCTTGCCTCCGCTATCCCCGCTATGCTTGAAGCCATAGACATTCCTTACACTGGCGCAGGTATCTTGGGCGAATCCCTCTCCTACAACAAATTTTTAGTCAAAAAACTTATTCAGCAAATTGGCGTGCCAGTCCCCTATTACCAACTTTTTACCACTCACAATGACCTACTGGACCCTACTTTGCGGTTTCCGTTAATATCCAAATTAAACGAAATTCACGGCGGTGTGGAAATTACTAAAGACTGCGTTTCCGAAACCGAAAAGCATTTAAGGAACAGATTAAAATTTTTAATAGAAACTTACCAACAACCAGTTTTAGTGGAAGAATTTATAGCGGGTCGGGAAATTACCGCAATTCTTCTTGAAGGGGGCAACAAAAAAGTGTACCTTGCCGAAAAGGTGTTTGAAGGGGACGAAAAGTACTCATTTGTAACTTTTGAATCGCAATGGGGAGAAGGTAAAAAAGACAATTTTTCTTACCAAAAATACGATGACCCTCTGCTCAAAGATTATGTTAAAAAAACCTTTGATATAACCAAAATGGCAGACTACGCAAAGTTTGATGTAAGACTTGATTTATCGGGCAGATATTTTTTTATAGATGTAAACAGCAACCCCGCTTTTGGACCCAAAGAAACCGGAACGGCGATAGCGGAAATTATGGAACTTTATGGCATAGACTTTTTAGAAGTGCTGAAACGAGTAATGCTAAATACAATGCAAGCGTATTCAAAGTAATCCGCCAGCTGGCGGATTAAATGACAAAATTAAAAATTGACTGATGTTTGTCCTGTCATTCCAGCGCAGGCTGGAATCTAGGAAACAATATCTGGATTCCGTGTCTCCGCACGGAATGACGGTTTTATAAAATCCACCTCAAAATTAAATTTACTGGCGCAAACACTACCTTCTCCACCACCCCCGTAACAATAAGAAAAATCAAAATATAAAGCCCATACTTCTGCGTTTCAAGCCAGTCCCCCGCCAAACGGTTGGGCAAAAAACCTAAAACTACCTTGAACCCGTCAAGCGGTTCAATCGGCAAAAGGTTAAAAAAAGCTAAAATAAGATTTAACTGAACCAACATAAAAACCGCAGAGGACATAACTCCCCCTGGGGAAATTTTGTACACAAAAGAAAGGGCAAGCGCCATAAGCAAGTTTGAAAACGGCCCCGCAAAAGCGATTAAAGCTTGGTCTCGTTTAGGGTTTTTAAGGTTATAGATATTAAAAGGAACAGGTTTCCCCCACCCTATGCCGAAAAATAAAAGGGCCAAAGTTCCAAATTTATCCAAATGCGCCAAAGGGTTTAGGGTTAAACGGCCGCTCATTTTGGCGGTAGAATCCCCAAGTTTATAGGCGGCAAAGCTATGAGAAAACTCGTGGATAGTGATAACAACCGCCAAAAACGGCAAAAGTATTAATCTTAAACTTAGTCCTTCTAAAGTGAACATTGTTAGTATATAATACCAAAATCTATGGTACTTGACTATTTTAGGGAAGTTAAAGTAGAATTACGCAAGGTTTCGTGGCCCACGCGCGCGCAAACCAAAAAATACACCATATTGGTTATTGTGGTTAGTGTTATAGTGGGGATATATTTAACGGGATTGGACTATCTGCTTAGCAAAGTGGTAGGGTTAGTAGTAAGGTAATTTAACAAAGGAGACACCTTTTTCAAAGGAGTCTCCTTGGAACAAGGTGACTCCTTAGTTGAGATTTAAAAAATATGGAAAAAAAAGCGCGCAAACTCCCCAACCGAATAACTTTGAGCGAAAAGCCGCATAAAGACTCCCATTGGTATGTGGTGCATACCCAATCCGGATACGAGTATAAAGTGGCCAACACCTTAAAACAACGGGTTGAAAGTTTGAATCTGCAAAAGGAGATATCTGATATTTTAATCCCAACACAGGAAAAAATCGTAATCTCCGCCGGCAAAAAAAGGAATGTGCAGGAAAGAATTTTTCCCGGTTATGTTTTAATAAAAATGAATATGACCGACGAGAACTGGCTGACGGTGCGTTCCACCGACGGCATTACCGGGTTTGTGGGCATAGGAACAAAACCTTCCGCCGTATCCGAAAAAGAGGTAGAATCGGTTATTAAATTTATGGCTCTTGAAACACCAAAATACGAAGCCAAATTTAATGTTGGCGACGGTATTAAAATGATTGGCGGACCTTTTCAGGATTTTATAGGCACCGTTTCCGAAGTAAATAAAGGACAAGGAAAAGTGCAGGTTTTAGTTTCAATTTTTGGACGCGAAACACCGGTTTGGGTGGATTTTGAGCAAGTCTCGCCTTTATGAAATAAAGGCGAGATCCTGAGCGAATGGTGAGTACTGAGCATAGTCGAAGTATCGAACCAGAGTCGAAGGATATTTTCCCCGTCATTGCGAGCCCGAAGGGCGTGGCAATCTCATTGGGATTGCTTCGTCGCAAAGCTCCTCGCAATGACGAAAGGGGTAGCGGAGAGATCGGTTCAAAATTCATAGGGGTACGGACCCCAAAGAAAAACAGATGGCGAAAACAAAAAAAGTAAAGGCAATCGTAAAACTAAATATCCCTGCGGGCAAAGCCAACCCCGCCCCTCCCGTAGGTCCCGCGCTAGGCCAGCACGGCGTTGCCATTATGGATTTCTGTACCCAGTTTAACGCTAAAACCAAAGATATGGGAGAGTATATAATCCCCGCCGTTATCACTATCTACAAGGATAGAACATTTACTTTTGTAACCAAAACCCCGCCGGCGGCTAACCTTTTATTAAAGAAATTAGGTCTGCAAAAAGGTTCCGCCGCGCCTAATAAAGAAAAAATAGGAACCTTGAAAAAGGCGGATATTGAAGAGATTGCGCAATTAAAAATGAAGGATTTAAGCGCAAGAAGTTTGGAACAAGCGGTAAAAATAATTGAAGGAACAGCTAGAGGGATGGGAATTGAGGTGGGAAAATGATAAGGGACAAAATTCAAATGACAAAATTTTGGATTAAAAAAGGATTCTGCTAAAGCTCGCTTTGACGAGTCCGTTGAGGTTATTATTAACCTAGAACCCGATAAGAAAAACTGTAATAGGAAAAGTTTCGTTTGATGAAAAAGCTCTTGCCGAGAACTACGAAACTATTTTAAAAGCCCTTGAAGGGCAAACCATTAAATCCATTTACCTCAAATCCACTATGGGCAAACTGCACTCTGTGTTATCCTGAACGGACCCTCGTCATTGCGTCGCTTCTTTCAAAAACCTTATCAACTCGGGTTTTAGAATCTTTGCCACTCTATCCAAACTATCCTTTTCCATCAGCGGGTTTAAATCTTGATACAAAACCTTTTCATTCAATTCCGCATTAACAAATTCAATTAAATCCCCCAAATATTTGTGGTAACTACGCGATGTCCTCTCTTCCACAACTTTTTTATTCACAGAGATTCCCTCTATAAAAAATTTATGAATATCGTAAAAATCCCTCCCGGCAATCTTTCCCGTTTTGTTAAACCTACCTTTCGCGGCAACTAGTTTATTCGCAAACATCGTGTCCAAGGTATGTCCGCTACAATACAAACCTAGTTCCGGCAAATAAACCTTTTCATACATATTATATGGACTAACATCATCGTTTATTTCCAACTTCAAAGTATTCCTTTCAGATTGTCTCGCTGGATATTTTAGAAAAAATTGAAGATGCTCCTTACTCTCGTCTTTAATAGTTAAACCAAGCTTTTTAATGATATCATAACAATGCTGTCTTACATTTTGCTTATGCTCTTTATTTGGCAGGTCAAAATCTAAATCTATAGAAAACCTATCAAGAACCCCGCGCAGAGAGGCATAAGTCCCTCCTTTAAATTGTAGTTTCCCTGCTAAATAACCGCTACTCAAAATTTGGGTTAGCAACCTGTACATCTGATTCTTATGCTTCGCATCTTTTGGCTTTGGCGTTATCATAAATACCCCACCTTCTTTGCTATTAACTCCCAATTACTTTTTTCTACGGCTAGCTCATTATCAAAATAGTACTTGGGATTTATATGTAAAGTATCCGCAATGGCTCTATCTACAGTTGCGATAGAATACTTAACATCATCTAATACTCCCTCGCGGTTAGCTAAAAAATTAGACCCAAGATACCTACACAAATATTTTGTCCCCCCTACCTCAAACTCCAAACTCTTTTTGCCTAAAAGCGTAATTTTTTCTAGATTTTGAAAGATCACTCCCTCCTTTTGCAAAACTGTTTCGGAACTTACATAAGACCACGAACCGCAAATAGCGCAACCTACCTCATAAATATGAAGTTTATTCACAGGAACAGTGGAATACAAACCCTTTTGTAAACTATATAGTATCTCTCTTTGCGTATACCTCTTTATTGTTGTTAAAAGAGTATTCCTATTATCAACCTCCCATAACAAAGCAAGGTCAGAAGTTCTGAAAACCCTGCGCTCTTGCTCCAATAATACCTTTTGTTTAGAGGTGTCCCTTTTTATGTACATATATGTACATATTAAATAGTTTGGGGCGATTTGTCAATGGGTTTTGGGTCGGAATACTCGTAAGTTCCGGCAAGACCAAGCTTTACTAAGATAGGAAACTTTAGATATATTCTAAATTTTTGGACCGAAGTTTTTATATCAATCCCAAACTTTTTCTTTACAAAACAAGTTATATCGTAAGCCAAAATCTGCAAATAATCTTTTAGTATATTCCGTTTGAAAACCCTGTTTTGGGACGCGCTTTCACTTATTAACTTTTCCATTACAGCTAAAATTGCTTCCATAAGGTATTTAGATATGCAAATAACAACTTCATTTTTTTAGAACCTTCAATACTCACATACTTTTCAAGCTCCAACATATCCCTTTTATTAATATTAGATAAATTCAACCTTAATTCAAGCACCGATTTTTCGTCCGCCAACATATTTTTTCTAAGGTATAAAAAATCAAACAACGCTTTAGCTTTGGTCGCCTTAAAAATATAAAAACCCTCCGACCTCTCCACATTAAAACCGCAGAAAAGCTCCGTTTTTATTTTGTGATAAAAAAACCTGCCAATTTTATTAGAAAAACTCGCCGTCTTTTTTTTGGTAATTAGGGTAAAATTCACAGGAATTTCAGTCAAGATATTGTAATAGTAAAGAGAATATTCCAAACTCAAGTATGAAGGCAAGTACAAAGTACAAGCCACAAATTCCGTATAGTCGCTAGAAAACCCCGTTTTCATAGTATAAACTCCCTTTTTAAGCCGAGTAACCTTTCCCAAACGCGCATATCGAGAAAGGAGTGTTTTAAGATATGCCTTGTTAGCTT contains:
- the nusG gene encoding transcription termination/antitermination protein NusG — encoded protein: MEKKARKLPNRITLSEKPHKDSHWYVVHTQSGYEYKVANTLKQRVESLNLQKEISDILIPTQEKIVISAGKKRNVQERIFPGYVLIKMNMTDENWLTVRSTDGITGFVGIGTKPSAVSEKEVESVIKFMALETPKYEAKFNVGDGIKMIGGPFQDFIGTVSEVNKGQGKVQVLVSIFGRETPVWVDFEQVSPL
- a CDS encoding site-2 protease family protein yields the protein MFTLEGLSLRLILLPFLAVVITIHEFSHSFAAYKLGDSTAKMSGRLTLNPLAHLDKFGTLALLFFGIGWGKPVPFNIYNLKNPKRDQALIAFAGPFSNLLMALALSFVYKISPGGVMSSAVFMLVQLNLILAFFNLLPIEPLDGFKVVLGFLPNRLAGDWLETQKYGLYILIFLIVTGVVEKVVFAPVNLILRWIL
- a CDS encoding nucleotidyl transferase AbiEii/AbiGii toxin family protein, which produces MITPKPKDAKHKNQMYRLLTQILSSGYLAGKLQFKGGTYASLRGVLDRFSIDLDFDLPNKEHKQNVRQHCYDIIKKLGLTIKDESKEHLQFFLKYPARQSERNTLKLEINDDVSPYNMYEKVYLPELGLYCSGHTLDTMFANKLVAAKGRFNKTGKIAGRDFYDIHKFFIEGISVNKKVVEERTSRSYHKYLGDLIEFVNAELNEKVLYQDLNPLMEKDSLDRVAKILKPELIRFLKEATQ
- the rplK gene encoding 50S ribosomal protein L11 — encoded protein: MAKTKKVKAIVKLNIPAGKANPAPPVGPALGQHGVAIMDFCTQFNAKTKDMGEYIIPAVITIYKDRTFTFVTKTPPAANLLLKKLGLQKGSAAPNKEKIGTLKKADIEEIAQLKMKDLSARSLEQAVKIIEGTARGMGIEVGK
- the secE gene encoding preprotein translocase subunit SecE, encoding MVLDYFREVKVELRKVSWPTRAQTKKYTILVIVVSVIVGIYLTGLDYLLSKVVGLVVR